A region of the Bacillus sp. NP247 genome:
AAACCGATAAAAGAACAAAAGATGGTATTGATCATTCTTTTGAGTAATATATTTATCGCTTTTTTAGGGATTGGATTAATCATTCCGGTTATGCCATCCTTTATGAATGATATGAATTTAACAGGAAAGACGATGGGCTATCTCGTTGCAGTGTTTGCAATGGCTCAGCTTATTACTTCACCTATTACGGGTCGTTGGGTCGACATTTACGGTAGGAAGAAAATGATAATCATTGGATTATTTATTTTTGGTGTTTCAGAGCTTCTTTTTGGATTAGGTACAGATGTGTGGATGCTTTATGCAGCGAGGGTGTTAGGCGGAATTAGTGCCGCGTTTATTATGCCGGGTGTTACGGCATATGTTGCTGATATTACTTCTATTCAAGAACGTCCAAAGGCGATGGGATATCTTTCAGCGGCTATTAGTACCGGATTTATTATAGGGCCTGGAATCGGCGGGTTTATTGCAGAATACGGTATACGTGTGCCGTTCTTTGTGGCAGCAGTGATTGCCTTTGTAGCATGTGTTATTTCCATCTTTATTTTGAAAGAGCCTTTAACGAAAGAGGAACTTGCAGAGATTTCCGCTAATACGAAAGAATCAAGTTTTATCGGGGATTTAAAGAAATCATTAAATCCAATGTATGCAATCGCATTTATTATTGTATTTGTACTCGCATTTGGATTATCAGCATATGAAACTGTGTTTAGCCTGTTCTCTGATCATAAATTTGGTTTCACACCGAAAGATATTGCTGCCATTATTACAATTAGCTCAATCTTTGGGGTAGTTGTGCAAGTATTTATGTTTGGAAAATTGGTAGACATGTTCGGTGAGAAAGTATTAATTCAAATATGTTTAGTTGTAGGAGCAGTGTTAGCATTCGTTTCAACTATCGTCTTTAATTATTGGAGTGTGCTCCTTGTTACTTGTTTTATTTTCTTAGCATTTGATTTACTTCGTCCAGCTTTAACGACATTTTTATCAAAAGCAGCTGGAAAAGAGCAAGGATTCGTTGCTGGTATGAACTCAACGTATACGAGTTTAGGAAATATCGCAGGACCAGCGATGGGCGGAATATTATTTGATATAAACATTAATTATCCATATGCATTTTCAGGTGTTGTTTTAATCGTTGGTCTCGGCATTACATTTATGTGGAGAGAGAAACAGTTAGCTCAAAGTTTCGCGAAGTAATAAAACCCCTTACCGTTGTAAGGGGTTTTTGTTTTACAAACTTAATCCAAACCGCTTTAATTCAATAAATATCCCCTCTAATTGCTTTCCTTTATCCGTTAATGTGTATTCTACACGAGGCGGAACTTCTGGATATACTTTTCTCGTTATAATCCCTTGTGCTTCTAATTCTTTTAGGCGAAGTGACAATGTTTTCGGACTAATCCCATCCATTGATTTTTGTAAATCACTAAACCGTAATGTCCCTTCGATAAGAAGGTCACGAATAATTAAAAATGTCCATTTTGTACTAATTACGTCAAGCGTTTTAGCGATAGGACATGGGATTCCAGGTAAGCCTTTCGTTAATACAACCGGATCTATATTGTTCATGGAACTAGCCTCCATAAAAAAATTTTGAATGAATTTGCTTTATAGTATCACAAAACTATCCTTTTGGTAACTATATGAAAAAAATATTACTACTTCCATAAAGGAAGTTAGTGCATATACAATAGCAATACGAAATACAAAGGGTTTGTATGAGGAGGAGGTGATTTCCATGGGTATAAAAAAGTTGTTTGTGTTCCTTAGTTTTTTTGTCATTTGTATTGTGCTTGTAGCATGTAGTGGTGAGCAAAAAATTGAAATTCAGTTATTAAAGGAAATGCCGAAGCCAAAAGCAATGACAATTGATCCTTCATTAAGTAAAAAGGAAGCGACAGAAATCGTCCATGCAGTTCAGCGTTTTTACACATTTTGGGATACAGGTAAAGAGGAACTTATTCCGCAGACTGTTACTGAAAATTTTACCGATAATACATTGCCAAAAGGCCGTCCACAAGGTACTGAAGGCTTAAAATTTGCGGCGCAAAATTTTCGTAAAGTCGTTCCTGATATACATTGTGAGATTGAAGATTTATTAGTTGTTGGAGATAAAGTAACAGCTCGTCTTTCTTTTACAGGAACGCATAATGATAAGAAAATCAATTTTTTTGCAATTGATATTTTGCATGTGAAAGACGGAAAGATAACGGAAGATTGGCATTTAGAAGATAATCTTACGCTGAAGCAGCAACTGGGCTTAATAGCTGAAGAGTAGATCAAATAGGGGAGAGAAAAGCGATGAAAAATATTTTTATTATAAATGGACATGAGAAATACGGTACGAAAGAAGGACGATTAAATAAAACGTTAGTTGATTATATGGTAACGGTATTAAGCGAGAATCATCATGTGAAAACAACAACGATTCAAGATGGATATAGTATTAAAGAAGAACAAGAGAAGTTTTTATGGGCCGATGTTGTGGTTTATCAAACACCAATTTACTGGTTTAGTGTACCGGGATTATTTAAAACATATATGGATGAAGTATATGAATACGGCTTGTTTTTTGAAGGTGCGAATGAATACGGAACAGGTGGTTTACTAAAAGAGAAGCGGTATATGTTTTCTACAACTTGGAATGCACCTGAAAAAGCATTTGGAGATAAGACGAAGTTTTTTGAAGGAGCAAGTTTAGAATCAACGCTTAGTCATTTACACCGTGTGCAGAAGTTTCTCGGTATGAGTCTGTTAAAGAGTTTTGCTTGTTATGATGTGGTGAAGAATCCTAATATAGAGCAATACTTATTAAACTTGAAAAATCATTTGGATGAAGTAATTAAATAATAGTTTGCATCCTTGTGCGTAAGAAGGTTCATCTTTAAAAATATAAAAGAAGGTACTACTAAGAGTGTAGTACCTTCTTTTGTATTCGTGAAAATCGCTTCGTTTTTATTGGCTTAAAGTCTTCATAAGCGGAATCTAATATTTTATCCCGCTATTTGCCGTGCAGTAAAACTCACAGCTCAAAATTCGGCTGGAGCAAAGAGGCTAGGTGGGAGTCGGGCTACCCGTAAACCCCCACTGATCATAGTTTCACTTTATGAAATACGTTGAAAATCTTTACTCATACAGGACTGTTTTAGTTTTTTTGATTTTATCAAATATTTAATATCAGAGGTGTTATCATATGAAAGCTGAATATGATAATAGTTAATATACTCAAATAATGCAAAAACATAAACGAATAGGGCGAATGATAGCCCGCCCAAAGGTAATTGGGGATACCAAATTAAAAAATCGATAATAAACATAATAAGTCCTGTGATAATCAATCCTATATTAAACTTTTTTAGTATTTTTAAATATTGAATAATCCAAATAGGTGTAACAGATGTTTTTTCTTTTTTTAATCTTTTCCACTTTACGTACCAGTAAGCAGTTCCTTGTAGTAAGAGAAACTCTAAAAGAAGAAACGAGACCCAAAAAGAGTATAGGGAATATAGATATAGTGTAGGATAAGCATAATTAAGTAAGTAACTTGTAAAAATAAAAGTAATGACTGAAAATAATTCACCTGTATATAGATAGGAAAGCCTTTTTTCTAGGTTGCTTTTCATGGTTCTTCTCCTTTTATAAAAAACTTTGCATTTTAACGCAGGGATGGCTGTATCCATAACTTCGCAAAATTCGCCCAACCGAATGAATCAATTGTTACGTTTTTTAAAGCAGAAGGATATGTTTTTCTTTTTAAAACGTGATAGTTAAATAAAATAATGTATTCAGTTTGTAAAAACTCTTCAATCTCATACATGAGTTCATAGCGCTTTTCTTTACTTTCTTCTAATAGGAATATATCTAGTAAGCAATTAATTTGTTTTTCATAGTGCGGATCCATGAATCGACTTATAAAACAACTTTTATTTTTAAATACATTTAAAAATGCAATTTCATGCTCGGTAGCAAAAACTTCTCCCATGAAAATAATATCAGCGTGTTTATCGATAGAACGATCCATATAATCTGAAACGAGAAATGGATGGAGTTCTACTTGTATACCTAAACTATCACAACATTCTTTTAGGAAGTTTGCGTCGTTTGCACTATCTTTAAATGCGAAGAAGTAAATATGTATCGTTTCGCCATTATAGGTGCTCTTTTTCAAATACTCTTTCGCTTTTTCTAAAGAGTAGGACCTATTAGGAGCTTGGCGGCTTCTTTCAGGAAAGAAGCTTGATGCTGTGATTGTTCGATTTCCTTCTAAATCACGGAGGATCGTTTCAACGTCATATATTTCTCTCCAAGCTTTACGAAAGTAAATATCGTGATGTGGACCAGGTTTTGTAAAGTTGAAGCTAGCGTAAATACAACCTATTTCTTCTATTTGTATATTGTGTCTTTCGTTTTCCTTTTCATTTGGTAGTTCATAATCAGCATCAATTTGCACATGATCTGGAATACGCCAAAACTCAATGCGGTCTAGTAACGCACGTTCTTTAAAATAATGGGTAAAAGCTTCAAGCACGATATTATCTTCAGAGTAATGAGTAAGTTTGAAAGGCCCAGTACCTATATAATGATAATTTTGGATACTCGCATCATGCGGTAAAATTGCGAGTTGCATGGAACTTACATAATGTAAGAAAAATAAATTCGGTTTTGCTAAATGGAATCGTATTTGTAGTGGTGACGGTGTTTCAATTTGAACAATTTCTTCTGTTAACCATTCGAAAGGAGATTGAATTTGCTTTAATCTTTCAAATGAAAATTGCACATCTGTAGAAGGTAAAACCGTTTCATTATGAAAATGTATATCTTTTCGTAAATAGAACGTCCATGTAAGCTGGTCTTCACTTAATTCCCACGTATGAGCAATGTGTGGTTCCATTTTTTCGGTAACATCGTTATAAACGACTAATGTATCAAAAATTTGACTAGTAAGATGGCTCTCTGTTGTGACAGCCGCAAAAGCCGGATCTAGCGGCATTACTTTTCGTGATATGGGGATTTTTAATATATCGTACATATCATTTGAAGGTTCATAGCCAAAATGATGATGGAGTTTATTTTCTATCTTTTTTTGAAGTGCAAGAGGAAGGGGCTCTTTTAAAAGAAGAAAGACATCTTTTAATTTTTCTTGGATTAACAGTTCATCTGTATAGAATTCAATCGCTTCTACTAAACTATGTATAAATAGAATTTCTGTTTTATTTCCGCGACCACGCCCTGGTGTCCACTTAATGAATTGTTCCTCACTCATTTTCTTTAATAAAATCTTCACGTTTTTCGTACTGCAATATAAAACATCAGCTAATTCTTGTAAGCTATTTCGTATATGTTGTTGGTCTTGTGCATGTAATCTCAGTCTAATGTAATAGTCCATAATCTTCATACGTGTACACTTCCTTCTTTATAAAAGGGGAAACTCTTTAGAATATTCTAACCTTTTTCTTCCTTTTTTTCAAAGTAAAATGAATAAGCATAAGGAGGGGGAAACGATGGGGTTTTGGAGTATGCATCGAAATATAAAAATTAGAATTATAACTTCGTTTTTAACACGTACTGTGTCCACGATGATTTTTCCATTTATGGCGATTTATTTTTCAATAAAGTTAGGTAGTGCGATTGCGGGTGCTTTACTATTAATTAATGTAATAGCTTCATTAATAATTGGTTTATATGGTGGATATATTGGCGATCGACTTGGGCGTAAAAAAGTAATGATTATCGGTCAAAGTATACAAGTTGTTTCTATTGCTTGTATGGGAATTGCGAACTCAGATTATGTAGATTCACCGTGGCTAACATTTGTATTTATGCTAGTGAACAGCTTAGGGTCTGGGCTTATGAATCCAGCGACCGAGGCGATGTTAATAGATGTGAGTACACCTGAAAATCGAAAAATCATGTACAGCATTAACTACTGGGCTATTAACTTATCCATTGCAATTGGAGCGATATTTGGTGGGCTACTTTTTGAAAACTATAGATTACAATTGTTTATCGTATTAACGGTTGTTGCGATCATTACTTTATATGTGATGGCTGTATATATGGAAGAAGTGTATGTGGCTCGGAAAACAGAAGAGAAGAAAAATGTATTAAGAGATATGGCGGATAGTTATAAAGTTGTTATGAAAGACCGGGCGTTTTTAATTTTTTGTGCAGCGAGTATATGTACATTATCGTTAGAATTTCAAATTAATAATTATTTAGGAATACGTTTGCAGAAGGAATTTGAAACGGTGCACTTTTTCTTTGGTAATGGTTTTACGTTTGATTTAACGGGGATTCGAATGCTGAGCTGGATTTCAGCAGAGAATACAATTTTAATTGTTTTATGTTCAGCGCTTCTTATTAAAGTGCTGAAAAGCTTCAACGATTTAAAAATCTTATATGTAGGGTTATTCATTTATACAATTGGATTTACAATACTCGGAACGAGCAATAGCTTATGGATTTTATTAATTGCAGGGCTTTTCCAAACGGTAGGAGAGATAATGTATGTGCCAGTTCGTCAATCCATTATGGCAGATATGGTGTCGGATGAGGCAAGAGGTTCTTATATGGCGATTAACGGAATGGTCTTTCAATTTGCAAAAATGAACGGGGCATTAGGAGTTATGTTAGGTTCATTAATTGCATCTTGGGGCATGAGTGCTCTGTACTTTATTGTTGGTATGAGCAGTATTTTATTATTTATGAAGGCGATAGGGAAAGAGAAGTATCAGGATGAAAGGAATGTTTCTCAGATTGGGTAAACTATATAAAAAGCGAACCAGTTATACTGAGGATCGCTTTTTATATCATTTTTAAAATGGATCAACTTCAGCTAAATCAGGATTGGCATTTGGATTTGTTAATAAGTTTTTCAGCTCACCTACTTCTGAGAGAGCGACGAGGATATAACCACTAATGAGGACGATGAGTCCGATGACTCGTAATGTTTGCAATTTAATGTCACGGCTATTTTCTTCTGAGTTGTTTTGGGGCGTTGAAGGCGGATTGTTGTTCATAATAGAGCTCCTATCTTTTTTATTTACCCCGCTATTTGCGGGCAGTAAGACTCCCACCTCAAAATTCGGCGAATGCGAGGAAGTTAGGTGGGAGATAATTGCCCGATTGGTGTGGGCTAATAATCAGTGGGGAATGGGTAAAACCCCCACTGATTAAAGTTTCACTTTATATGTGCGAAATCATTATTTAA
Encoded here:
- a CDS encoding MFS transporter; translated protein: MKKPIKEQKMVLIILLSNIFIAFLGIGLIIPVMPSFMNDMNLTGKTMGYLVAVFAMAQLITSPITGRWVDIYGRKKMIIIGLFIFGVSELLFGLGTDVWMLYAARVLGGISAAFIMPGVTAYVADITSIQERPKAMGYLSAAISTGFIIGPGIGGFIAEYGIRVPFFVAAVIAFVACVISIFILKEPLTKEELAEISANTKESSFIGDLKKSLNPMYAIAFIIVFVLAFGLSAYETVFSLFSDHKFGFTPKDIAAIITISSIFGVVVQVFMFGKLVDMFGEKVLIQICLVVGAVLAFVSTIVFNYWSVLLVTCFIFLAFDLLRPALTTFLSKAAGKEQGFVAGMNSTYTSLGNIAGPAMGGILFDININYPYAFSGVVLIVGLGITFMWREKQLAQSFAK
- a CDS encoding helix-turn-helix domain-containing protein translates to MNNIDPVVLTKGLPGIPCPIAKTLDVISTKWTFLIIRDLLIEGTLRFSDLQKSMDGISPKTLSLRLKELEAQGIITRKVYPEVPPRVEYTLTDKGKQLEGIFIELKRFGLSL
- a CDS encoding ester cyclase encodes the protein MGIKKLFVFLSFFVICIVLVACSGEQKIEIQLLKEMPKPKAMTIDPSLSKKEATEIVHAVQRFYTFWDTGKEELIPQTVTENFTDNTLPKGRPQGTEGLKFAAQNFRKVVPDIHCEIEDLLVVGDKVTARLSFTGTHNDKKINFFAIDILHVKDGKITEDWHLEDNLTLKQQLGLIAEE
- a CDS encoding NAD(P)H-dependent oxidoreductase, translating into MKNIFIINGHEKYGTKEGRLNKTLVDYMVTVLSENHHVKTTTIQDGYSIKEEQEKFLWADVVVYQTPIYWFSVPGLFKTYMDEVYEYGLFFEGANEYGTGGLLKEKRYMFSTTWNAPEKAFGDKTKFFEGASLESTLSHLHRVQKFLGMSLLKSFACYDVVKNPNIEQYLLNLKNHLDEVIK
- a CDS encoding general stress protein, whose amino-acid sequence is MKSNLEKRLSYLYTGELFSVITFIFTSYLLNYAYPTLYLYSLYSFWVSFLLLEFLLLQGTAYWYVKWKRLKKEKTSVTPIWIIQYLKILKKFNIGLIITGLIMFIIDFLIWYPQLPLGGLSFALFVYVFALFEYINYYHIQLSYDNTSDIKYLIKSKKLKQSCMSKDFQRIS
- a CDS encoding SgrR family transcriptional regulator codes for the protein MKIMDYYIRLRLHAQDQQHIRNSLQELADVLYCSTKNVKILLKKMSEEQFIKWTPGRGRGNKTEILFIHSLVEAIEFYTDELLIQEKLKDVFLLLKEPLPLALQKKIENKLHHHFGYEPSNDMYDILKIPISRKVMPLDPAFAAVTTESHLTSQIFDTLVVYNDVTEKMEPHIAHTWELSEDQLTWTFYLRKDIHFHNETVLPSTDVQFSFERLKQIQSPFEWLTEEIVQIETPSPLQIRFHLAKPNLFFLHYVSSMQLAILPHDASIQNYHYIGTGPFKLTHYSEDNIVLEAFTHYFKERALLDRIEFWRIPDHVQIDADYELPNEKENERHNIQIEEIGCIYASFNFTKPGPHHDIYFRKAWREIYDVETILRDLEGNRTITASSFFPERSRQAPNRSYSLEKAKEYLKKSTYNGETIHIYFFAFKDSANDANFLKECCDSLGIQVELHPFLVSDYMDRSIDKHADIIFMGEVFATEHEIAFLNVFKNKSCFISRFMDPHYEKQINCLLDIFLLEESKEKRYELMYEIEEFLQTEYIILFNYHVLKRKTYPSALKNVTIDSFGWANFAKLWIQPSLR
- a CDS encoding MFS transporter; its protein translation is MGFWSMHRNIKIRIITSFLTRTVSTMIFPFMAIYFSIKLGSAIAGALLLINVIASLIIGLYGGYIGDRLGRKKVMIIGQSIQVVSIACMGIANSDYVDSPWLTFVFMLVNSLGSGLMNPATEAMLIDVSTPENRKIMYSINYWAINLSIAIGAIFGGLLFENYRLQLFIVLTVVAIITLYVMAVYMEEVYVARKTEEKKNVLRDMADSYKVVMKDRAFLIFCAASICTLSLEFQINNYLGIRLQKEFETVHFFFGNGFTFDLTGIRMLSWISAENTILIVLCSALLIKVLKSFNDLKILYVGLFIYTIGFTILGTSNSLWILLIAGLFQTVGEIMYVPVRQSIMADMVSDEARGSYMAINGMVFQFAKMNGALGVMLGSLIASWGMSALYFIVGMSSILLFMKAIGKEKYQDERNVSQIG